A region of the Mycobacterium sp. 050128 genome:
CATGGATAATGACGATTATCCATGAAACGTGCGAAATAGCATGGTGTGCAGCAGGATTGCCCCTTACAAAAACGTCACAGTGACGTATTGACTACTCACCGGGGGCCTCCAGGCCATCACAGCGAATGCCGACTTCTTGTCGGCAGGGCTGTTGATTCTTGTTGTTGTCACCGGGTCGTGCCCGTGCGTCTTTGGGGCTTTGGCTGCGCGTTGATGGCTGCAGGAAGTGCGGTCACGCGTCCCTGCTGGCTCGCCTTAATTGACCATAAGATCGCTTATCGGCTAATAATCAGGCTGGTCACAGGCTATAATTCAGGCTATAATCGCGGTATGAAGCAGGTACCTCTTTCAGAGGCCAAGGACAAACTGTCGGCGTTGGTCGACGAAGCCGACACGACACACGAGATCATTCAGATCACCCGGCACGGTCGCGTCGCCGCGGTCATCATGTCCGCTGATGACTTGGACTCTCTCAACGAGACGCTTCATGCACTTGGAACCCCCGGTCTCGCCGACGAACTAGCCCAGGCCGACGCTGATTACGCGGCCGGGAACACGGTCAGCGGCAACGACATTCGTCGTCGCTACGGTCTGCAGTGACCGAAAACGACGACGCCTGGTCAGTTCAACTCTCACCTGCGGCGGCGCGAGCTCTCGAGCGGCTACCGCACAAAGTTGCAGCGGCGATCGCCGAATTCATCACGGTCGCACTGCCCGCCGATCCC
Encoded here:
- a CDS encoding type II toxin-antitoxin system Phd/YefM family antitoxin; amino-acid sequence: MKQVPLSEAKDKLSALVDEADTTHEIIQITRHGRVAAVIMSADDLDSLNETLHALGTPGLADELAQADADYAAGNTVSGNDIRRRYGLQ